DNA sequence from the Arachis duranensis cultivar V14167 unplaced genomic scaffold, aradu.V14167.gnm2.J7QH unplaced_Scaffold_157278, whole genome shotgun sequence genome:
CATAAAGACAAGTGTTATACACAAGCAACTTACCCGTAAGCATCCAAAATTGGCAGGTACACAATCTTTTTCCTATGTCCATAACATGGTTAGCTGGATgtccttgcacctcaaattttTCATATCCGTTATCCCTGGTCCAAATAGGCTTTCAATTCTTAGACTCTTTCCTAACTTTTTCCAGCCTGCTCTTTATAACCAGTGTGAGCTTCCCAGTGTGATGCTTCAGTTTTACCTTGTTCTTCGCTATGGTGTGCATAACAAACATTCTTACCTCCTCCAGCAATGTTATGATGGGTTTGGCTCTTGCATTCTTGATCTTAGCATTGAACACCTCGCATTCGTTGTTACATATGCTATTCAACTTCGGCTTATGGCTAAATAAGCTTATGGTCCAAGCATCCATCGGCCACTTCTCTAAATATACCCAAGCATCCGCATATAATCTTTTGATCTTGTCCATTCCATCCTTGAACACTTGGTAAGTTGTTGCCCTTACACATTCCCACAAAAGCCCACGTAGCTGTAAGTCCTTCcaattcttgttgaaattttttcataaatgcTAGACGCAGAAACGGTGATGCACGTCAGGCATCACCTCTTTCACTGCTGATATCAGTCCCTGCTAGTTTCATGAAACATTATACATATATAACTACAAAAGTAATGTGCACATATACGTCCCTGGCTTTATAGTCGTGACCCATAAAAGTCCCTGACATTTAATAAATATCCCTATAATGGTCCCCTAAACTTCATAAGTATATAATAAGTTTATTGGACACCCTAATTAATCAGATAACCAATTCCTATTTGTCACATCTAGCAGCAATCTTTGTATAACAGCATAATTACAAGTTCTCCATATAAGCATATAACCATTATTATCCAATAGAATCAAAGAAGGACAACAAGTACAAGTGCTCCATACCttttgcatatttgatataAAGCACCAGTCGTGATCTTTATAGTAACCCAAGTCCTGATGAAGTAGCTCAAGAAACCATCTCCATGTATCTGTATTCTCCACTCTGACAATAGCCCAAGCTATTACATAGATATGGTGATTTGCATTTAACCCCATGGCTGACAAAATCTGGCCACCAAACCTTGTCTTCAGGAATGCACCATCCAGCCCTATCAAAGGATGGCAGCCAGCCTTGAACCTATTTTTACAGCTGCTTAAGCACATATACATCCTATCAAAGGTCACTTCACCATCTGGTTGTGGGGTGGTACATATTTGCACAGTAGAACTGGGATTAGTCTTCAACAGCATAATACCATAATCCCGAACCATCCTATATTGCTCTTTCTCATCACCATACACCACACTTCTAGCAACCATTAATGCCCTCGAGATTGAATTCTTATTCAGTGTCAAATCAAACCGTGTCTTAAAGTAAGTTGTAGCCTCGCAGTGTCTAAAATTTGGATACTTTATCACCTTCTTTACAAGCTTGCTGCATACCCAATTTCTGTTGGCAGCCCTATTCTTGTCCTCTCTTGGACAAGTGTGGTCATCGTTAAAGGTTTTAATTTGCCAACACGTGTCCTCATGGTCTCTTGATGCATAAGCCACCCATGGACACTCCATGACCTTACACACCGCCTTGCACCTGATGTTATCATTTTTCACTAGATTTATACTTCTACCCTCTTGGATTGCGTATTCCCTCATAGCTTCTCTGAATTNNNNNNNNNNNNNNNNNNNNNNNNNNNNNNNNNNNNNNNNNNNNNNNNNNNNNNNNNNNNNNNNNNNNNNNNNNNNNNNNNNNNNNNNNNNNNNNNNNNNNNNNNNNNNNNNNNNNNNNNNNNNNNNNNNNNNNNNNNNNNNNNNNNNNNNNNNNNNNNNNNNNNNNNNNNNNNNNNNNNNNNNNNNNNNNNNNNNNNNNNNNNNNNNNNNNNNNNNNNNNNNNNNNNNNNNNNNNNNNNNNNNNNNNNNNNNNNNNNNNNNNNNNNNNNNNNNNNNNNNNNNNNNNNNNNNNNNNNNNNNNNNNNNNNNNNNNNNNNNNNNNNNNNNNNNNNNNNNNNNNNNNNNNNNNNNNNNNNNNNNNNNNNNNNNNNNNNNNNNNNNNNNNNNNNNNNNNNNNNNNNNNNNNNNNNNNNNNNNNNNNNNNNNNNNNNNNNNNNNNNNNNNNNNNNNNNNNNNNNNNNNNNNNNNNNNNNNNNNNNNNNNNNNNNNNNNNNNNNNNNNNNNNNNNNNNNNNN
Encoded proteins:
- the LOC107472550 gene encoding uncharacterized protein LOC107472550; the protein is MREYAIQEGRSINLVKNDNIRCKAVCKVMECPWVAYASRDHEDTCWQIKTFNDDHTCPREDKNRAANRNWVCSKLVKKVIKYPNFRHCEATTYFKTRFDLTLNKNSISRALMVARSVVYGDEKEQYRMVRDYGIMLLKTNPSSTVQICTTPQPDGEVTFDRMYMCLSSCKNRFKAGCHPLIGLDGAFLKTRFGGQILSAMGLNANHHIYVIAWAIVRVENTDTWRWFLELLHQDLGYYKDHDWCFISNMQKGLISAVKEVMPDVHHRFCV